Proteins co-encoded in one Methanobacterium veterum genomic window:
- the amrS gene encoding AmmeMemoRadiSam system radical SAM enzyme — protein sequence MKKEVLIYDKLDGAMNCKICARKCVIAEGDTGFCSMRANMDGKLCALNYAAASSVAVDPIEKKPLFHFYPGSTVFSIGSVGCNFRCKHCQNWNISQVDIEEIPTQELPPEEAIRLTKQYGCKSIAWTYNEPTMWFEYTYDSAKLAKKEGIATIYVTNGYMSEESFEMISPYLDAANIDLKGMSDKFYNDLCQARLQPVLDNIKRFYENKIHIEITNLIIPGYNDSEDDIKTLVNFMVDETGLEVPLHFTRFFPYYELGQLPPTPVESLQRAYKIAKDAGMKYVYVGNVSTGGEESTFCPECGKMVIQRNGFEVVSKEIKEKGICPACKAKLNIIT from the coding sequence ATGAAAAAAGAAGTCCTTATTTATGATAAATTAGATGGTGCCATGAACTGCAAAATATGCGCCCGAAAATGCGTTATTGCAGAAGGAGATACTGGTTTCTGCAGCATGAGAGCAAACATGGATGGAAAGCTCTGTGCATTAAATTATGCTGCCGCATCATCTGTAGCCGTAGACCCCATCGAAAAAAAGCCCCTTTTCCATTTTTACCCAGGTTCAACTGTTTTTTCCATTGGGTCAGTGGGCTGCAACTTTAGATGTAAACACTGCCAGAACTGGAATATTTCACAGGTGGATATAGAAGAAATTCCAACACAGGAGCTACCTCCTGAAGAAGCAATAAGACTTACCAAGCAGTACGGATGTAAATCCATTGCATGGACATACAATGAACCAACTATGTGGTTTGAATATACATATGACTCAGCAAAACTTGCAAAAAAAGAAGGAATAGCTACAATTTATGTAACAAATGGATACATGAGTGAAGAATCATTCGAAATGATAAGTCCATACCTTGATGCTGCCAATATCGATTTAAAAGGAATGTCTGACAAGTTTTACAATGATTTATGCCAGGCAAGGCTTCAACCTGTCTTAGATAATATAAAGCGATTTTATGAAAATAAAATCCATATTGAGATAACCAACTTAATTATACCCGGATACAACGATTCTGAAGATGATATAAAAACCCTGGTAAACTTTATGGTAGATGAAACAGGATTAGAAGTTCCTCTACATTTTACAAGATTTTTCCCATACTATGAATTAGGCCAATTACCACCAACACCAGTAGAATCGCTCCAGAGAGCTTATAAAATTGCAAAAGATGCAGGAATGAAATATGTATATGTTGGAAATGTTTCTACAGGCGGTGAAGAAAGTACATTTTGTCCGGAATGTGGAAAAATGGTCATACAACGAAACGGATTTGAAGTTGTAAGTAAAGAAATTAAAGAAAAAGGAATATGCCCTGCATGTAAAGCAAAACTAAATATTATAACTTAA
- the thiL gene encoding thiamine-phosphate kinase, with protein MPRKISDIGEKGLIKRILSKTEKSDFNSTFLDKFSFKSLSDDAALINLGDQYLVATSDMLFKSTHFPDDMSYNQIGKKSVTVNVSDLAAMGAKPVGIIISMGLPRDMLLDEFEELIEGILDMCSKYGMKLIGGDTNESHELTLCGTCLGIVQKENVLMKDGAKPGDIIAVTGPVGLAAAGFEILFNKNQFQDLNPNYKDHLLKHALNPKARTNEGILLAKSGIITSATDITDGLVSEIDELINANNYRIGMTLNEEMLPIPEEIIEVANKTGKNPLEFAFYYGEDFELLLTVKKEGFKQIKERIHLYEIGNVTSSGKIEILHKDGTKSVIKPRGYEHLSPKKG; from the coding sequence ATGCCCCGTAAAATTTCAGATATTGGGGAAAAAGGACTTATAAAACGGATTTTAAGTAAAACCGAAAAATCCGACTTTAATTCTACTTTTCTAGATAAATTTTCCTTTAAAAGCTTAAGTGATGATGCAGCACTTATCAATCTAGGAGACCAGTATCTAGTTGCAACATCAGACATGCTTTTTAAATCTACTCATTTTCCAGATGATATGAGCTACAATCAAATTGGTAAAAAATCAGTAACTGTAAATGTGAGCGATTTAGCTGCGATGGGTGCTAAACCAGTGGGAATCATTATTTCCATGGGACTGCCACGAGACATGTTACTTGACGAATTTGAAGAGCTAATTGAAGGCATTCTGGATATGTGCTCCAAATATGGTATGAAGCTCATTGGAGGAGATACAAATGAATCTCATGAGCTTACTCTTTGCGGAACATGTTTAGGAATTGTCCAAAAAGAAAACGTTTTAATGAAAGATGGAGCAAAACCCGGAGATATAATTGCTGTCACTGGTCCTGTTGGACTTGCAGCTGCTGGATTTGAGATTTTATTTAATAAAAACCAATTTCAAGATTTGAATCCAAATTACAAAGATCATCTGTTGAAACATGCTTTAAATCCAAAAGCAAGAACAAATGAAGGAATTTTACTTGCAAAAAGTGGCATTATAACTTCTGCAACAGATATAACCGATGGTCTGGTAAGTGAAATTGATGAGCTCATAAATGCAAATAACTACAGAATCGGCATGACATTAAATGAAGAAATGCTCCCAATTCCTGAAGAAATCATAGAAGTAGCAAACAAAACAGGTAAAAATCCACTAGAATTTGCTTTTTACTATGGTGAAGATTTTGAACTTCTTTTAACTGTTAAAAAAGAAGGATTTAAACAAATTAAAGAGAGAATTCACCTCTATGAAATAGGAAATGTAACATCTTCTGGAAAAATAGAAATTCTGCATAAAGATGGGACAAAAAGTGTAATTAAACCCCGCGGCTACGAGCATTTATCCCCTAAAAAAGGTTAA
- the cfbA gene encoding sirohydrochlorin nickelochelatase — translation MDTNSDSKTAKIGILLVGHGSRLPYGKDVVSQIAEMYKENSDYLVEVGFMNISKPSIPSAINKLSKEGVEKIIVTPVFLAHGVHTKQDIPHILGLDDGHSHGHDHGHSHEEEEEQEEIEFDGEIIYTEPLGADARLVDIIKERVASAL, via the coding sequence ATGGATACAAATTCAGACTCAAAAACTGCTAAAATAGGTATTTTACTTGTAGGACATGGAAGCAGGCTGCCCTATGGAAAAGATGTAGTTAGCCAGATTGCTGAAATGTACAAAGAGAATTCAGATTATCTTGTTGAAGTAGGATTTATGAACATATCCAAACCCTCAATACCTTCTGCAATAAACAAGCTTTCAAAAGAAGGTGTAGAAAAGATAATAGTAACACCAGTCTTTTTAGCACATGGGGTTCATACTAAACAGGACATTCCACATATTTTAGGTTTAGATGATGGACATTCACATGGCCATGACCACGGCCACAGCCACGAAGAAGAGGAAGAACAAGAAGAAATTGAATTTGATGGTGAAATTATATACACCGAACCTCTTGGCGCTGATGCAAGACTTGTTGACATTATCAAAGAAAGGGTAGCAAGTGCCCTCTAA
- a CDS encoding Zn-ribbon domain-containing OB-fold protein, with protein sequence MKDIVRGWRHIPQRYSLIGSKCSQCGTVFFPKRVICPECRRKGELEDLKLKGEGKIHTYSVIHTPTDEFKTIAPYVVAIIELEEGAKLTSQIVDCNPEDIEIGDEVEMVFRKIKEEGDDGVISYGYKFRLKNC encoded by the coding sequence ATGAAAGATATAGTAAGAGGATGGCGTCACATACCACAGAGGTACAGCCTAATTGGATCAAAATGCTCACAATGTGGAACAGTTTTTTTCCCAAAAAGAGTCATATGCCCAGAATGCAGAAGAAAAGGTGAACTAGAAGACCTAAAACTCAAAGGAGAAGGAAAAATCCATACTTATTCTGTCATACATACTCCTACAGATGAATTTAAGACCATTGCTCCATACGTAGTGGCCATAATTGAGCTTGAAGAAGGGGCAAAATTAACAAGCCAAATTGTTGACTGCAACCCAGAAGATATAGAAATAGGCGACGAAGTTGAAATGGTCTTTAGAAAGATTAAAGAAGAAGGCGACGATGGAGTGATATCATATGGATACAAATTCAGACTCAAAAACTGCTAA
- a CDS encoding amidohydrolase family protein — protein sequence MRKKGFKKDNKAQIFSLDVLLALIIIAVILGISADAMDMVSYKAQDYSSRLSIERITADAADTLIKSSGSPDKWEEYEIKGDTVPGLAKKEVDQTVPNTLSFVKILKLKDNYAPLMYGGLLPYCVDSSMVIYPIDPSLGPIIVMNDTVPESASEVAVANRTVLCEFMHISAVIKIGMHKDQQVSEECEVCPHADHNQNNLKTGDSGWTCHHFNVTAADLNSTDFYVVTDPVTVTDSARWGIDRADAQLDCNCKFNNGPIAVNDKIGKAVSNNTKAVLWFHVLNGALRDSFDSYVVGVPRGTPLDDVKLSYLGPQPCFFVLKVWY from the coding sequence ATGAGAAAAAAAGGCTTTAAAAAGGATAACAAAGCACAGATATTTTCACTTGATGTGCTGCTGGCTCTAATTATAATAGCGGTTATACTGGGCATTTCAGCAGATGCTATGGACATGGTAAGCTATAAAGCGCAGGATTATTCATCAAGACTTTCAATTGAAAGAATAACTGCAGATGCAGCAGATACACTCATAAAATCTTCAGGATCTCCTGATAAATGGGAAGAATATGAAATCAAAGGTGATACTGTACCGGGACTTGCAAAAAAAGAGGTAGACCAGACGGTTCCTAATACTCTTTCATTTGTAAAAATTTTAAAACTGAAGGACAATTATGCTCCGCTTATGTATGGTGGTCTACTTCCATATTGTGTTGATTCCAGCATGGTGATCTATCCTATAGATCCATCATTAGGCCCAATCATAGTGATGAATGATACAGTTCCAGAGAGCGCTTCGGAAGTTGCAGTTGCAAATAGGACGGTATTGTGCGAATTTATGCATATCTCTGCTGTAATTAAGATTGGGATGCATAAAGATCAGCAGGTGTCAGAAGAATGTGAAGTTTGCCCCCATGCAGATCACAACCAAAATAATTTGAAGACAGGAGATTCTGGATGGACATGCCATCATTTTAATGTTACTGCAGCGGATTTAAACTCAACAGACTTTTATGTAGTCACTGATCCAGTTACTGTAACTGATTCTGCAAGGTGGGGAATTGATAGAGCAGATGCCCAATTGGATTGTAATTGCAAGTTCAATAATGGGCCAATAGCTGTAAATGATAAAATAGGGAAAGCAGTGAGTAATAATACAAAAGCTGTTTTATGGTTCCATGTTTTAAATGGGGCTTTAAGGGATAGCTTTGATAGTTATGTAGTCGGTGTTCCAAGGGGAACGCCTTTAGATGATGTAAAACTTAGTTATTTAGGACCTCAGCCGTGTTTTTTTGTTTTAAAGGTTTGGTACTAA
- a CDS encoding Pepco domain-containing protein: MAGQEKPLTIQFLIPDFEVGVIKEPLSGEAEEYEGAMEDMNRYLIGQPQKLDFDKVQKEFNDRLVEVLSLLSESKPVLNDFQVDKVTFSVGVNLDGKVSILGSSGISVGSESGIQVTLARK; encoded by the coding sequence ATGGCAGGGCAGGAAAAACCATTAACAATTCAATTTCTTATACCTGATTTTGAAGTTGGGGTAATTAAGGAACCACTAAGTGGTGAAGCAGAAGAGTATGAAGGTGCAATGGAAGATATGAACAGATATCTCATTGGACAACCCCAAAAGCTGGATTTTGATAAAGTCCAGAAAGAATTTAATGACCGTTTAGTTGAAGTTTTAAGCCTTTTATCAGAATCAAAACCAGTACTAAATGATTTTCAAGTAGATAAAGTAACTTTTTCAGTTGGTGTTAATTTAGACGGGAAAGTATCCATTTTAGGATCCAGCGGAATATCTGTAGGATCTGAATCTGGAATTCAAGTTACTTTAGCGCGCAAATAA
- a CDS encoding TRC40/GET3/ArsA family transport-energizing ATPase: MAFKDLFKFNKGKTTFVFIGGKGGVGKTTVSAATALWFARQGKKTLVISTDPAHSLSDSYEKNIGHNPTPIAENLEAVEIDPEIAMQEYQAQMEQQKAMNPGMDMGMLQDQMDMASMAPGIDETAAFDKFMQYMTTDEYDIVVFDTAPTGHTLRLLSFPEMMDSWVGKMIKIRRQVGSMAKAFKNIMPFMGDEEEEDRALEDMEETKKRIREARGVMADPERTSFKTVVIPEEMSIYESERAMEALAKYNITADGVIVNQIQPEEADCEFCAARRKIQEQRLKTIQQKFGNQVIAQIPLQTEEVKGMDKLTHIADILYGEPEANPASN; this comes from the coding sequence ATGGCATTTAAAGACCTTTTTAAATTCAACAAAGGAAAAACAACATTTGTATTTATAGGTGGAAAAGGAGGAGTCGGTAAAACAACCGTATCTGCTGCAACAGCATTATGGTTTGCAAGACAGGGTAAAAAAACTCTTGTAATTTCTACAGACCCTGCACACTCCCTTTCTGACTCTTATGAGAAAAATATAGGACACAACCCAACACCAATAGCTGAAAATCTAGAAGCAGTGGAAATCGATCCTGAAATTGCTATGCAAGAATATCAAGCACAGATGGAGCAACAGAAAGCAATGAATCCAGGTATGGATATGGGAATGCTCCAAGATCAAATGGATATGGCTTCAATGGCTCCAGGTATTGATGAAACAGCCGCATTTGATAAATTCATGCAGTACATGACTACTGATGAGTATGACATCGTTGTATTTGATACTGCACCAACAGGACACACTTTAAGATTACTTTCTTTCCCTGAAATGATGGATTCATGGGTTGGAAAGATGATTAAAATCAGGCGTCAGGTTGGAAGTATGGCCAAAGCATTTAAAAACATCATGCCGTTTATGGGTGATGAAGAAGAAGAAGACCGTGCTTTAGAGGACATGGAAGAAACCAAAAAGAGAATACGCGAAGCAAGAGGCGTTATGGCCGATCCTGAAAGGACTTCTTTCAAGACCGTTGTTATACCTGAAGAAATGTCAATTTATGAATCGGAAAGGGCTATGGAAGCTCTTGCCAAGTACAACATAACTGCTGATGGTGTTATTGTAAACCAGATCCAGCCAGAAGAAGCTGACTGTGAGTTCTGTGCTGCAAGACGTAAAATACAAGAACAGCGTCTTAAAACTATCCAGCAGAAGTTTGGAAACCAGGTTATAGCACAAATACCTCTTCAGACAGAAGAAGTTAAAGGTATGGATAAGCTTACCCACATTGCAGATATTCTCTACGGCGAACCAGAAGCTAACCCCGCTTCTAACTAA
- a CDS encoding Lrp/AsnC family transcriptional regulator produces MDDIDTAILRSLIKNSRITISQMSKEIDVPDATISNRLKKLEADVIKRYTMIPDWQKIGLSITAIIIIQTESEKHEFVKEELSKLEEVSEVYSVSGEYDILIKVWVPGIGELNKLINSKIRSVDGVEDLTEMIVMERVKEDMVPIIPGTE; encoded by the coding sequence ATGGATGATATAGACACGGCTATACTCCGTTCCTTAATTAAGAATTCGAGAATTACAATATCTCAAATGTCAAAGGAAATTGATGTTCCTGATGCGACCATCTCCAACCGGCTTAAAAAGCTGGAGGCAGATGTAATAAAGCGTTATACAATGATACCCGACTGGCAAAAAATTGGCCTTAGCATAACTGCCATAATTATAATTCAAACAGAATCTGAAAAGCATGAATTTGTTAAAGAAGAGCTATCAAAGCTTGAGGAGGTATCAGAAGTATACAGTGTATCGGGAGAGTACGATATTCTCATTAAAGTTTGGGTTCCAGGTATTGGAGAGCTCAATAAATTAATAAACAGCAAGATCCGTTCAGTTGATGGTGTTGAAGATTTAACTGAAATGATTGTAATGGAGCGTGTTAAGGAAGATATGGTTCCCATAATCCCAGGGACGGAGTGA
- a CDS encoding magnesium transporter, protein MKKTIVDLDGNKIGKFKDFIVSVNILYPLVEAVSIRTSGKKDILVSWEDVDHINKEIKLKVKLEDIKEYKLKKRDIKLVEDVLDKQVVDLEGKKIRRINDLQLSTTRGYYRLIGVDISFKGILRRLGIEKIASSLKINLQEDYISWMDVDVLESDISRLKLKVPEYSLKKLHPADIAEIVDQLSINDSITILNSLDDEVAADALEEISPERQVSLFEEMETKRAADILEEMSPDDAADLIGELSDDRAQELLELMDPEEAKDVESLLKYPEDTAGGIMTTEFASVKDGLTARETLNALREMAREVESIYYIYILSNSNSLIGVMSLRELLLADPEQKIAEVMHRDIISVDVMEEEHDVAKKIAKYNLLALPVVKDENRIQGVVTVDDAIDIVLPTAWKKHVPRMFGR, encoded by the coding sequence ATGAAAAAAACGATAGTTGACCTTGACGGCAACAAAATTGGAAAGTTCAAAGACTTTATAGTATCAGTAAATATACTTTACCCGCTGGTTGAGGCAGTAAGCATACGTACGTCCGGTAAAAAAGATATACTTGTTTCATGGGAAGATGTGGATCATATAAACAAAGAGATTAAGCTTAAAGTTAAACTTGAGGATATTAAAGAGTATAAGCTTAAAAAAAGGGATATTAAACTTGTAGAAGACGTCCTCGATAAACAGGTTGTTGATCTGGAAGGTAAAAAAATAAGAAGGATCAACGATCTCCAATTGTCAACTACCCGAGGATACTACAGACTTATAGGGGTAGATATAAGCTTCAAAGGTATACTAAGGCGCCTTGGCATTGAAAAGATCGCAAGCAGCCTTAAAATAAACCTTCAAGAAGATTATATATCTTGGATGGATGTGGATGTACTTGAAAGTGATATCTCTCGTTTAAAATTAAAAGTGCCGGAATACAGCTTAAAAAAACTTCACCCTGCAGACATAGCGGAAATTGTGGACCAGCTGAGTATCAATGACTCAATTACCATCTTAAATTCGCTTGATGATGAAGTTGCAGCTGATGCTCTCGAAGAAATTTCTCCTGAAAGGCAGGTCAGCCTTTTTGAGGAAATGGAAACTAAACGGGCTGCCGACATCCTTGAAGAGATGTCACCTGACGATGCAGCTGATTTAATAGGTGAACTTTCAGACGACCGGGCGCAGGAATTACTTGAATTAATGGATCCTGAAGAAGCAAAGGATGTGGAATCCCTTTTAAAATATCCGGAAGACACTGCTGGTGGAATAATGACCACAGAATTTGCATCAGTTAAAGATGGCCTTACAGCACGTGAAACTCTTAACGCACTTAGGGAAATGGCCAGAGAAGTGGAAAGTATTTATTATATCTATATTTTATCTAATTCTAATTCATTAATAGGGGTCATGTCTTTAAGGGAGCTGCTGCTTGCTGATCCTGAGCAAAAAATTGCAGAAGTCATGCATAGAGACATAATATCAGTGGACGTTATGGAGGAAGAGCATGATGTGGCGAAAAAAATTGCAAAATATAATTTACTCGCCCTTCCTGTAGTTAAAGACGAAAATAGGATTCAGGGTGTTGTTACTGTTGATGATGCTATAGATATTGTACTGCCTACTGCATGGAAAAAACACGTTCCAAGAATGTTTGGAAGATAA
- a CDS encoding Nramp family divalent metal transporter, with protein sequence MDIRIFTRVFKHPIILSLIVFLSVMGPGIITANVDNDAGGITTYSLAGSQFGYDMLWLFIPMIIALAIIQEMGVRMGIVSGKGLADLIREKVGLKLTFVMMIALLAANMGNILAEFSGIAVSSGIFGVPKFVALPVAALFVWLLVVKGTYKSVEKVFLLASLVYLSYIVAGYLSQPDWALAAHNLVVPQISLNTAYITMIIGLVGTTIAPWMMFYIQSSVVEKGITLKNLKYSKLDAVFGAIVVNIVAFFIVIACAATINANGIQVNDVVDVSTALVPLAGQYASLLFAFGFLNASLFAASILPLSTAYYVCESLGFEAGVSKSFREAPVFHGLYLGLIILAVIVIMLPNVPLLSILYLSQVANGILLPFLLILMLLIINDKRIMGEHVNSRLFNYIAWATVVIVMGLSISLVITSFFPT encoded by the coding sequence ATGGATATTCGAATTTTTACAAGAGTATTTAAACACCCTATTATTTTGAGTTTAATAGTGTTTCTTTCAGTGATGGGTCCTGGAATAATAACTGCCAACGTTGACAACGATGCTGGAGGCATCACAACCTATTCACTGGCGGGTTCCCAGTTTGGATATGATATGCTCTGGCTTTTTATTCCAATGATTATAGCTTTAGCTATTATTCAGGAAATGGGCGTACGAATGGGTATTGTATCGGGTAAAGGGCTTGCAGACTTGATACGTGAAAAGGTAGGGTTAAAACTTACATTTGTAATGATGATTGCCCTGCTTGCTGCTAATATGGGTAATATTTTAGCTGAATTTTCAGGTATTGCTGTAAGCAGCGGAATATTTGGAGTTCCTAAATTCGTTGCATTACCTGTAGCTGCATTATTTGTCTGGCTTTTAGTAGTTAAGGGCACTTATAAAAGTGTCGAAAAGGTATTTTTGTTAGCTTCATTAGTTTATCTATCTTATATTGTAGCAGGATACCTTTCACAGCCCGATTGGGCTCTAGCTGCGCATAATCTGGTAGTGCCTCAGATATCTTTAAACACTGCTTACATTACCATGATTATAGGACTGGTTGGAACAACTATAGCTCCATGGATGATGTTTTACATTCAATCTTCTGTTGTAGAGAAGGGAATAACATTAAAGAATCTAAAATACTCAAAGTTAGACGCAGTATTTGGGGCAATAGTCGTAAACATCGTGGCGTTTTTTATAGTGATAGCATGTGCAGCCACTATAAATGCCAATGGGATTCAGGTTAATGATGTTGTAGATGTTTCAACTGCACTTGTTCCTCTTGCAGGGCAATATGCAAGTTTACTGTTTGCGTTTGGATTTTTAAATGCATCCCTATTTGCAGCAAGTATCCTACCGTTATCTACAGCATACTATGTGTGTGAAAGCTTAGGGTTTGAAGCAGGTGTTTCTAAAAGTTTTAGAGAAGCCCCAGTATTCCATGGATTATATCTTGGGCTTATAATACTGGCAGTCATAGTTATCATGCTTCCAAATGTGCCGCTTCTATCTATACTGTACCTTTCACAGGTTGCAAACGGTATTTTACTGCCCTTTTTACTTATATTGATGCTGTTAATTATCAATGATAAACGCATAATGGGGGAACATGTAAATTCAAGATTATTTAATTATATAGCATGGGCTACAGTTGTAATCGTGATGGGGCTAAGTATAAGCCTTGTAATAACTTCATTTTTCCCCACATAA
- a CDS encoding NAD+ synthase has protein sequence MEGEFKFPKLDAQNAVEKICCFIKSKLEESKADGLVIGLSGGIDSSTAAYLCARVVKSDNILGLILPSETTSKEDIEDAKAVAENLGIKYKNLHIDPLIEPFPELCPECSGSALANGNLKARIRMMLLYYHSNSMNRLVMGTGNKTELLVGYFTKYGDGGVDILPIGDLYKTHVKEIAEYIGVPKNIIEKAPTAGLWTGQTDEDELGITYDLLDKILYLMVDENLSIPDIAERLKIEEDEVLRVKNMVESSKHKLSSPSLIEID, from the coding sequence ATGGAAGGAGAATTTAAATTTCCCAAATTAGATGCGCAAAATGCTGTAGAAAAAATATGCTGCTTCATAAAAAGTAAATTAGAAGAATCAAAAGCCGATGGTTTAGTTATAGGGCTTAGTGGGGGAATCGATTCTTCAACAGCAGCTTACCTTTGTGCAAGGGTAGTAAAAAGTGATAATATACTTGGACTAATACTTCCAAGTGAAACTACATCTAAAGAGGATATAGAAGACGCAAAGGCAGTTGCAGAAAATTTAGGAATAAAATACAAGAATTTACATATAGACCCTTTAATTGAACCTTTCCCAGAATTGTGCCCTGAGTGCAGCGGCAGTGCACTTGCAAATGGAAATTTAAAAGCACGAATAAGGATGATGCTTCTTTACTACCATTCAAATTCAATGAATAGGTTAGTTATGGGAACTGGAAATAAAACTGAGCTATTAGTGGGTTATTTTACAAAATATGGGGATGGTGGAGTGGATATTTTACCGATAGGTGATCTTTACAAGACCCACGTAAAAGAAATAGCTGAATATATTGGTGTTCCTAAAAATATAATTGAAAAAGCACCTACTGCAGGTTTGTGGACAGGGCAAACTGATGAAGATGAGCTTGGAATCACATATGATCTTTTAGATAAAATACTGTACCTCATGGTCGATGAAAACTTGAGCATTCCCGATATTGCAGAGCGCCTTAAAATTGAAGAAGATGAAGTTTTAAGGGTTAAAAACATGGTGGAATCATCAAAACATAAGTTATCCTCACCTTCCCTTATTGAGATTGATTAA
- the cutA gene encoding divalent-cation tolerance protein CutA: protein MMYALVYITTSGEKESKKIGRTIVEERLAGCINIISTIESLYWWKGKIEEDTESILIVKTKVNNIENIIKRVKEIHSYENPAILAIPIIEGSKEYLDYLDGEIR from the coding sequence ATGATGTATGCTTTAGTTTATATAACCACATCTGGAGAGAAAGAATCTAAGAAAATAGGAAGAACTATTGTTGAAGAAAGATTAGCAGGTTGTATAAATATAATATCTACAATTGAGTCTTTGTACTGGTGGAAAGGGAAAATAGAAGAAGATACAGAATCTATTCTCATTGTAAAAACTAAGGTAAACAACATAGAAAATATTATAAAAAGAGTAAAAGAAATTCACAGTTATGAAAATCCTGCTATTTTAGCAATTCCGATAATCGAAGGTTCTAAAGAGTATTTAGATTATTTAGATGGTGAAATTAGATAA